One window from the genome of Sporomusaceae bacterium encodes:
- a CDS encoding acetaldehyde dehydrogenase (acetylating), protein MDGKLRAAIIGPGNIGIDLMKKIFRSRNIELALMAGIIADTPGMNMAKEQGIDVTADGIDGLLAFHATNKIDIAFDATGARPHLAHAPKLKQAGIFAIDLTPAAVGPYIVPAVGMDQQLMAEPNVNMVTCGGQATVPIVYAINQAAPVEYAEIVSTISSRSAGPGTRQNIDEFTQTTRNALVKVGGAGDAKAIIILNPAEPPILMRNTIYAKCDTARIEAIKKSVDEMVRKLQQYVPGYRLKVPPYADGERVVAMIEVEGAGDYLPKYSGNLDIITAAAVAVAERYADLKQGGAR, encoded by the coding sequence AAAAGATTTTCCGCAGCCGTAATATAGAATTGGCGCTAATGGCAGGCATAATTGCCGATACGCCTGGCATGAATATGGCTAAGGAGCAAGGTATCGACGTTACCGCCGACGGCATCGACGGGCTGCTCGCCTTTCATGCCACAAATAAAATAGACATTGCTTTCGATGCGACCGGGGCCCGCCCTCATCTGGCTCATGCGCCCAAACTCAAGCAGGCGGGCATTTTCGCCATCGACCTCACGCCGGCGGCGGTAGGCCCCTACATAGTGCCCGCGGTGGGCATGGATCAACAGCTAATGGCCGAGCCGAATGTAAATATGGTTACCTGCGGCGGCCAGGCAACGGTGCCGATTGTGTACGCGATAAACCAAGCGGCTCCGGTTGAATACGCCGAGATCGTGTCGACCATCAGCAGCCGCAGCGCCGGTCCTGGTACACGGCAAAACATCGACGAATTCACCCAGACAACCCGCAATGCCCTCGTCAAAGTAGGCGGCGCCGGCGACGCCAAGGCCATCATCATCCTCAACCCGGCCGAGCCGCCGATACTGATGCGCAACACCATCTACGCCAAATGCGACACGGCGCGCATCGAGGCAATCAAAAAGTCGGTCGACGAAATGGTCCGTAAACTGCAGCAGTACGTGCCCGGCTATAGGCTTAAAGTTCCCCCCTACGCCGACGGCGAGCGGGTGGTGGCGATGATCGAAGTCGAAGGCGCCGGCGACTATCTGCCAAAATACTCGGGCAACCTCGACATCATCACCGCGGCGGCGGTGGCGGTGGCCGAACGATACGCCGACCTGAAGCAGGGAGGGGCAAGATGA